TGACACCCAGCAGCAAACCGACGCCGGCAGCCACGGCGACGGTACGCCACGGGTTATCCTTCACATAGACATCGGCCGTGTGCGCCAGTTCCTTGCCCTTGACGACAGCTTGATCCTGGTATTTGCCGGCGCTGCCCAGGGCGGCGTCCAGCAGGTCCATGCCGCGCTCGCGCAGCTCGTCGGCCTTGTTGCCGGTCAGGGAAGCGGCCGCGTTCAGCAGCGACTGGGCATTCTTGACCAGCGACTTGACGTCATCCTGGGTGTCGTCCAGGTTGTCCTTGGCGGAATAGGCGTTGGCTTTGGCGCGCAGGTTGTTCAGCATGATGTACTCCTGTTGTAGTTGGTAATGGTGAGGATGGTGGATAAATGGCGCTGCGGTTCAGACCAGGAAGTCGCGCATGTCGTCGGCATGCTCTTCTTCGGTGGCCAGGATCTCGATCAGCATGTGCTTGGTGGTCGGATCCTTGTCGCCGATCGCCTCGATCATCTGGCGATACGATTCGATGGCAACACGTTCGGCGATCAGGTCGGCGCGGATCATGGCTTGCGGATCTTCCGAATCGTCGTATTCGGCATGGCTGCGCTGGGTCAGCGTGGCCGGGTTGAAGTTCGGCGAACCGTTCAGCTGCACGATGCGTTCCGCAATACGGTCGGCGTGTTCCTGCTCTTCCTGCGCGTGTTCGAGGAATTCCGCCTTCAAGTCGCCCATGTTGGGGCCGCTCACGGTGTAGTAATGGCGCTTGTAGCGCAGCACGCACAGCAGTTCGGTGGCCAGCGCGGCGTTCAGCATGGCGACCACGGCTTCGCGGTCGGCGGCGTAGCCGTCGGTGACGGCGCCGTCTTCCAGGTTGGCGGCAGCCTGGCGGATGGCGTTGATGTCGAAACCGCTCGAGAGTTCTTTGGCGTTCTGTTCCATGGTAATGCTTCCTCTAGTAAAAATCTGAATCAATATGGGGGTGCGATCAGCGCTGCGCGGCGCGCGGCGGGATCGTCGCGCCCTCGTTCGACAGCACGATCTCGACGCGGCGGTTGAGCTGGCGGTTGCTTGCCGTATCGTTCGACGCCACCGGATAGTCCTTGCCGTAGCCGCGCATGGCCACGTGGTCGCGCGGCACGCCCAGGCCGATCAGGGCTTGCGCCACCGAACCGGCGCGGCGCTCCGACAGGTCCTGGTTGTGGGCGGCGCTGCCGGTGCTGTCGGTAAATCCTTCGACCAGCACGGTACGTTGCGGGTTCTGGGTCATGACGTCGGCCAGCTTGCGCACGCTCGCCATGCCGTTGGCGGTGAGTTCGGCGCGGTCGGTGGCGAACAGCACGTCGCCGATGGTCACTACCATGCCGCGTTCGGTCTTTTGCGCATGCAGCTCGACCAGCAGCGCTTCCAGGCGCGCCGAACGTTCGGCCAGCTGGGCGGCCTGCTGCTGCGCGGCCTGGGCCTGCACCTGGGCATTGGCAGCTTGTGCCTGGGCATCGGCGGCCTGTGCCTGGGCGGTGGCGATCTGCGCCTGGGCGGCGGCGGCTTCGCGCTTGGCGCGGTCGGCCTCGGCGGTACGCGCTTCCAGCTGCACGCGGTCGCGTTCGCGGCTGGCGTTGGCGATATCGGATTCGGCCGACTTGGCCTTCGCCACTTCCTGCGCCGTGGCGATGCGCTGCTTGGCGACGTAGGCCAGGCGATCGATGGTGTCCAGGCTCTCGCGCTTGGCGGCGGCCTGGTTGGCGCGGTCGAGCGCGTCGCTGGCCTGGCGGAATTCCTGCGGCGCGTACGACGACACCTGGGCATTGTTGTTGGCGGCGACGAAGTCGGCGCGTGCCTCGTCCAGCGTCGGCGTGGTGGTCGGCACCGAGCTGCAGGCGGCCAGGAACACGCCGCTGCCGATCAGCATCGAGGTCATTTTCAATAAACGCGCTTTCATCTTGGTCCTTTCGTGCGCACCTGTACGGCGCGATTCTTGTTATGCGACATGCCGGCAATGGCATTGCCATTCGCGGCGCCTGCTTTACGGATGCTTACTGGCCGGAATTGGCGCGGTCGACTTCCTGGCGCAGCACGCGCAGGTCGGCGTTGAGCGCGTCGGCGGCGGCGGTGGCCTTGGCCGATGCGGCCTTGCTCTGGGCCAGCTTGGCGTCGGCCTGGGCCTGCACCGCCAGCTCGCGCGCCGTCTTGTAATCCTTGGCGGCGAGCGCCTGGTTGGCGCGCATCATCTTGTCGCGCGCCGCATTGATTTCCTGGGGCGCCAGTTCCGGCGCGCCGGCCGACACCGCGTTCTCGACGGCATTGTGCGACACCGCGACGGCGGCGGTCGCCGGGGTCTTTTCCGAGCTGGCGCAGGCGCTCAGCGACAGCACCGCAGCGGCGGCGGCGACGCGTACCAGCAGGTTGATCGATCGTTGATTCATTCTGTTCTCCCGTTCAAGCAATCCGATAGGAATGTGTTAGTAACGTTATAACCCTCTCGCAACCTGCGTTCGGTTCGGTGGCGCACATTGACGGTGGACTGGCCGGTTGCGGGCATCCTCACGGTGCGCCACCGCACATTGACGACACCCCCTTTACGTTAATCTTCGTTCAACCCCAGCTACCAACAGAGGACTGTCATGACAGACAAACAGCCCCATCGGCGCACGCCCATGTCGCGTCCGCTAAAAATCACCCTCAGCATCGCCGGCGTGCTGGTGGCGATTCCCTTCATCGCCATCATCATCCTGCTCACCTTCGACTGGAACCGCGCCAAGCCCTGGCTCAATGCCAAGGTGAGCGAAGCCATCGACCGGCCGTTCGCCATCGCCGGCAACCTGGCGGTGCACTGGGAGCGCCCGGCCGCCAGCATTCCGCCGGCCCAACGCACCTGGCGCGACCACATCCCATGGCCGCATCTGGTTGCGGACGACGTCCACGTCGGCAACCCGGCCGGCCTGCCGCAGCAGGACATGGCCAGCGTACACCAGTTCTCGTTCTCGCTCGATCCGTTCGCCCTGCTCGGCCACCGCATCCATATTCCCGTGCTGCGCTTCGACGGTCCGCGCGTGGACTTGCTGCGTACCGATGCGACCCACTACAACTGGGTGTTCAAGCACGAGGAAAAGGAATCGAAGTGGAAGCTCGACCTGGAGCGCCTGGTGCTGGCGCAGGGCGTGGTGCACGTGCAGGATGCGGTCACCAAGGCCGACGTCACCGCCAACGTCAACACGCTGGCCAACGACCCGACCTACGGCATCGCCTTCACGCTGGACGGCAAGTACAACGGTGCGCCGGTGGATGGCGGCGGCAAGCTGGGCAAGGTGCTGTCGCTGACCGACCAGGACACGCCCTTCCCGGTCCAGGCCGACGTGCGTTCGGGTCCGAACCGCATCGCCCTGGAAGGCACCGTGACGCGTCCGGCCAAGCTGGCGGCGATCGACCTGCGCCTGAAGCTGGCGGCTGCCAGCATGGCGCGCCTGTACGCCTTCACCGGCGTGCTGCTGCCGGAAACCCCGGCGTTCTCGACCGAAGGCCACCTGACCGGTTCGCTCGGCGACGACAGCCGCTGGGTGTATGACGACTTCAAGGGCAAGGTGGGCGAGTCCGACATCGCCGGGCGCCTGGAGTTCCAGACCGGCAAGCCGCGCAACAAGCTGACCGGCAATGTGAAGTCGCGCCAGCTGCGCTTTGCCGACCTGGGCCCGGTGGTCGGCGCCGATTCCAACGCCAGCAAGAAGGCGCGCGGCGTGGCGGCGGTGCAGCCGGCCGGCAAGGCTTTGCCGGTGGAAAAGTTCAACACCGACAAATGGAAGACGCTCGATGCCGACGTGCGCTATGCGGCCGACCGCATCGTCAAGGACAAGAACCTGCTGAACAAGCTGTCGACCCACCTGATCATGAAGAACGGCGTACTGACGCTCGACCCGCTCAACTTCGGCCTGGCCGGCGGCACCGTCAATTCCACCATCAAGCTCGATGGCAGCGCCGGCGGCACCGCGCCGATCAAGGCCACCGCCGACGTCACCGCGCGCCAGATCAAGGTCAAGCAATTGTTCCCGCAAGTCGAAAAGATCCAGCAAGCCACTGCCGGCGACATCTACGGCCAGGCCAAATTGACCGCCACCGGCGATTCGGTGGGCGCCATGATGGCCAACGCCAACGGCGAGGTGAAGGGCCTGGTCAGCCAGGGCGTGGTCAGCAAGCTGTTGCTCGAGGAAGCCGGCCTGAACGTGGGCAACGTCATCATCACCAAGCTGTTCGGCGACAAGCCGGTGCAGTTGAATTGCCTGGCGGCCGACCTGGGCGTGAAGGATGGCGTGGCGCACACCCGCACCTTCGTGCTCGATACCGAGGAAGCCATCGTCGACATCAACGGTTCGGTCAACATGGCCAACGAACAGATGGACCTGCGCATCAAGCCGGAAACCAAGGGCTTGCGCCTGTTCACCCTGCGCACCCCGTTCTTCGTGCGCGGCACCT
The genomic region above belongs to Massilia forsythiae and contains:
- a CDS encoding DUF4398 domain-containing protein, with translation MNQRSINLLVRVAAAAAVLSLSACASSEKTPATAAVAVSHNAVENAVSAGAPELAPQEINAARDKMMRANQALAAKDYKTARELAVQAQADAKLAQSKAASAKATAAADALNADLRVLRQEVDRANSGQ
- a CDS encoding DUF883 family protein; translation: MLNNLRAKANAYSAKDNLDDTQDDVKSLVKNAQSLLNAAASLTGNKADELRERGMDLLDAALGSAGKYQDQAVVKGKELAHTADVYVKDNPWRTVAVAAGVGLLLGVIVGRK
- a CDS encoding AsmA family protein, producing MTDKQPHRRTPMSRPLKITLSIAGVLVAIPFIAIIILLTFDWNRAKPWLNAKVSEAIDRPFAIAGNLAVHWERPAASIPPAQRTWRDHIPWPHLVADDVHVGNPAGLPQQDMASVHQFSFSLDPFALLGHRIHIPVLRFDGPRVDLLRTDATHYNWVFKHEEKESKWKLDLERLVLAQGVVHVQDAVTKADVTANVNTLANDPTYGIAFTLDGKYNGAPVDGGGKLGKVLSLTDQDTPFPVQADVRSGPNRIALEGTVTRPAKLAAIDLRLKLAAASMARLYAFTGVLLPETPAFSTEGHLTGSLGDDSRWVYDDFKGKVGESDIAGRLEFQTGKPRNKLTGNVKSRQLRFADLGPVVGADSNASKKARGVAAVQPAGKALPVEKFNTDKWKTLDADVRYAADRIVKDKNLLNKLSTHLIMKNGVLTLDPLNFGLAGGTVNSTIKLDGSAGGTAPIKATADVTARQIKVKQLFPQVEKIQQATAGDIYGQAKLTATGDSVGAMMANANGEVKGLVSQGVVSKLLLEEAGLNVGNVIITKLFGDKPVQLNCLAADLGVKDGVAHTRTFVLDTEEAIVDINGSVNMANEQMDLRIKPETKGLRLFTLRTPFFVRGTFKKPDLSLDKKVLALKGGAAAVLATVAAPVAALIPLINTGPGQDSPCNALLAQAHAKPQAPPPGKSAKR
- a CDS encoding ferritin-like domain-containing protein, coding for MEQNAKELSSGFDINAIRQAAANLEDGAVTDGYAADREAVVAMLNAALATELLCVLRYKRHYYTVSGPNMGDLKAEFLEHAQEEQEHADRIAERIVQLNGSPNFNPATLTQRSHAEYDDSEDPQAMIRADLIAERVAIESYRQMIEAIGDKDPTTKHMLIEILATEEEHADDMRDFLV
- a CDS encoding OmpA family protein — translated: MKARLLKMTSMLIGSGVFLAACSSVPTTTPTLDEARADFVAANNNAQVSSYAPQEFRQASDALDRANQAAAKRESLDTIDRLAYVAKQRIATAQEVAKAKSAESDIANASRERDRVQLEARTAEADRAKREAAAAQAQIATAQAQAADAQAQAANAQVQAQAAQQQAAQLAERSARLEALLVELHAQKTERGMVVTIGDVLFATDRAELTANGMASVRKLADVMTQNPQRTVLVEGFTDSTGSAAHNQDLSERRAGSVAQALIGLGVPRDHVAMRGYGKDYPVASNDTASNRQLNRRVEIVLSNEGATIPPRAAQR